The DNA sequence tcgacttccacacatttttcaaggctcccaaaatttttgccccctcccccaccctatgatccacttccgcttccatggttccatccgctgacagatccactcccagatatctaaaacacttcacttcctccagtttttctccattcaaactcacctcccaattgacttgaccctcaaccctactgtacctaataaccttgctcttattcacatttactcttaactttcttcttccacacactttaccaaactccgtcaccagcttctgcagtttctcacatgaatccgccaccagcgctgtatcatcagcgaacaacaactgactcacttcccaagctctctcatccccaacagacttcatacttgcccctctttccaagactcttgcatttacctccctaacaaccccatccataaacaaattaaacaaccatggagacatcacacacccctgccgcaaacctacattcactgagaaccaatctgtttccttgcgctacctcgcaaacatatatatatatatatatatatatgagaggttaTGTCCATAAGAGGGTGGTGACGTGTGAATCAAGACATCATATTCGCCTCTGAACATCACCGCAGGCGAACTGTTCTCAAAGGCTAGGCTATGAGAGCAGAGTGGAGCTCACTAGTGTCAAAACAAGTTAAGTTTCACGACGGGCCGGGGTAGCGCAGCTGGTGTCTCACACTGCACGGCTCATATAAACACCAGGCATGTTAGACGGACCACTCGAGGGCAGTGAGAGACACAGGGTatgtttttggggggaggggcggcGCGGATATGCTCACTCAGGGCCACGTACGaccgggtgtgagggaggagaccaGCCAGGCTAGAGGATGACGTGCGACACGCGGTATTACGCCGAAGGGAATTGTATAGACAGGGAGAGATCGAGGCCTCCACCGTACCGCCCCAACGAAATGGATTAGGATGTCGCTAGGGaaccgagtgagagagagagagagagagagagagagagagagagagagagagagagagagagagagagagagagagagagagagcacacaatGAATGATGGCGTGGAGGAGGATCATATGGTCTAACATGACAATtttgttctcttcctcctcagctAAACCACGATATCACTTCTGGTAACTCAGGaccacaaagaaattcaaacagcagtaGACTTTATCAagtttaagttcccaagtgcattttcgtttgatatagatagacagatagatagaagatagatagatagatagatagacagatagatatgatgatcacactagtccgtgatgaaagttataaaggtaaaatcgcacttcagtaggagttcatacaattctatttgaaatgtgatttttctatacatgtggcacgacatgtttcgtggagacagtccacctcatcaccaggcaccagtacttaacaaagctattcacatcccaacatcacactcgaTTCCCGCCGGCCATCGCCTACCTGTCGGTCAATGCAGTGTTCTGTCTATATTGGAAGACTCTGGACGGTGGTACTCCGTTGTGAtgtgatttaaataactttgttaagtactggcagtacctgatgatgaggtggattgtctccacgaaacatgtcgcgccacatgtgtagaaaaattatatgttaaatagaattttatgaactcctactgaagtgtgatttcacctttgAAACTTTCATCCCGGACTaatcatatctatctgtctatctatctatctatcttccaaaTGAtcatgcatgatccatagacaaggaaacaagtttaagtttagcatatacagaaaacctacccatgtatgctcatatatccattattacttatctcaacatgacagagtcaaattatcatcatctcaatctatgttccagagtttatttatgatgagtctgagaagatatattctattggatctaagttaaagtgccctagatcttcattgatgaatcccttaagttggcatagaataattttatagagttgagtccaaacttcccattgacaccaagagacTTTTAGTTCGCCCTTTTAATAATGACTTTAtcttacttcctatgttgcttaaatcctttaatgtaaatgttaccttcagcaacaatgatattataaagaatatcttaatcaggaactcaccagaaagttctcctggatgTATTTATAAGGACccatgtggaaattgtaataagttttatgttggtcagactggtaaggatctttctcttagacttaagcaacataaatatagtataagaacgggacaagaatcaaatgccttgtttgatcacgttaaaaaactatgatcactgtattgactggagcaatgccatctcagttattaactctaaccccagtaccacaagaaatatcactgaacctTCTACAGagaagaattataaccttaatattagcgaaggtctatacaaactggatagctttattgttgattgaATTTGTAAACAATCCACCTTCtcgtccatataataagtttatgatactcttgTTGTCTGTCATGGACGCACCCGATCTCCATCTGGACAGTCACTTAtgtacctaatggcgtcctagcttcgtctcttcgttgtatatcaaccgattgttatatttctctcttgtgtctcccctgatgatatgaatattacacgaaagtgcacttgggaacttatcgtgtttcatttccccgtggactcgtaggaatatatatatatatatatatatatatatatatatatatatatatatatatatatatatatatatatatatatatatatatatgtatatatatatgtatatatatgtatatatatatatatatatatatatatatatatatatatatatatatatatatatatatatatatatatatatatatatatatgaaggtgaagtcgcacttcagtaggagttcacataactttatctaacatgtaatttttgtatacatgtggcacgacatgttacgTGGAGACAACACTCTTTGGCGGACACGTCGTTCCACTTCGTACCTCGGTCAGTCCAGTAGGGCTCAGGTCTGCAGCGTGATgatgtgggagtgtggggctCTGGCACGTACCTGAGCCTGGACTTGAACAGGCTCGTGGAGGGGCCTTGGCTTGGGTACCTTAACCTTGGGGAAGACTGTCCTCTCTGGCGGAGGCAGCCTGCGTCTTGGCGGAGTGAGTGGACTTGCTGGGGCGCATCGGGCCACGACCTCCTGGGAtgctgggtgaggtggtggtgttccGGGACCCATTCTAGGACTGGGACAAGGGGTTTTCGGAGGCCTCCTCTTGCCTTGTGGTTCATGGTGTTCGATGTCTTGTAGGTCAGGGTTCGAATGTATGATAGGATATGGGATCAAATCCCTTACGGTCTGGAGAATGAAGAGCTgttcaggataaaaaaaaaaaaacgaaaatggtAAATATAATCAATGTCTTTATAGCGGTACCTATATCAATGTCTATACATACATCTATCACTGTCATGTAGCGCTACGCCTTTTTATCTATCCATCAATTTCTATTCGCTATGTGTGTCATACATCATGAATGATAGATCAACAATGAAATGCAGCACGCGATACATTACTGTATAGTTCTACACTAGAATACagtaataggaggaggaggattagaagGAGCGAGTGTCATGACCTACACCATACAGTACGTACGTTGTGCGCGTAGGAGAAGACGATGATGCTGGCGTACAGGTGGAAGAAGAGGGCCAGGATGTAGCCGACGGCGATGGCCCACTGGCCCAGGGCGAGGTAACTCATCACcccgatgaagaagaagaagatgaaggcaATGTTGACCAACAGCCATATGACTGTCAGGTTCAAACgttcctgtgtgagggagggtgagggagggaggagcatgaCGGACGCTACTACATGACTGCGAGTGAGACACTCATGTTTCTCCATGACTTATATCATCCACGACTTCTACCTTCCCTGACTTATATCTTCCATGACTTATCTTAGAAGCCTCCATGAATTATGTCATCCATAACCCGCATCTTCCATAACTTGTATCTTGCATGACTGATATTTTCCATGACTGACATCCTCCATATCTGATATCTTGCATGACTGACATCTTCCATATCTTATATCTTGCAAGACTGATATCTTGCATGGCTGATATCTTTCATGACTGACATCTTCCATATCCTATATCTTGCAAGACTGATATCTTGCATGGCTGATATCTTTCATGACTGACATCTTCCATATCTTATATCTTGCAAGACTGATATCTTGCATGACTGATATCTTTCATGACTGACATCTTCCATATCTTATATCTTGCATGACTGATATCTTGCATGGCTGATATCTTTCATGACTGACATCTTCCATATCTTATATCTTGCATGACTGATATCTTGCATGACTGATATCTTTCATGACTGACAT is a window from the Panulirus ornatus isolate Po-2019 chromosome 3, ASM3632096v1, whole genome shotgun sequence genome containing:
- the LOC139759852 gene encoding uncharacterized protein gives rise to the protein MEKHECLTRSHVVASVMLLPPSPSLTQERLNLTVIWLLVNIAFIFFFFIGVMSYLALGQWAIAVGYILALFFHLYASIIVFSYAHNLFILQTVRDLIPYPIIHSNPDLQDIEHHEPQGKRRPPKTPCPSPRMGPGTPPPHPASQEVVARCAPASPLTPPRRRLPPPERTVFPKVKVPKPRPLHEPVQVQAQVRARAPHSHIITLQT